A region from the Solibacillus sp. FSL H8-0523 genome encodes:
- a CDS encoding SRPBCC family protein: protein MPAGTHLVSVPLNINTIWEFVQDMNNWAPLVPGYIEHEIINENESTWAFKGDLGFMKKTVKLKIDIKEWNDPSGVIFDLTGMSDNFKGGGYFKAEAVSENETTMTGNLDITAGGMMGPMINQILVKFVPQTAQELTDNIVAKLIEVNK from the coding sequence ATGCCAGCAGGAACACATTTAGTATCGGTACCACTTAACATCAATACGATTTGGGAATTCGTGCAAGATATGAACAACTGGGCGCCACTTGTACCAGGTTACATCGAGCATGAAATTATTAACGAAAATGAATCAACATGGGCATTTAAAGGCGATTTAGGCTTTATGAAAAAAACAGTAAAGCTAAAAATTGATATTAAAGAGTGGAATGATCCATCAGGTGTTATCTTTGATTTAACCGGGATGTCGGATAATTTCAAAGGCGGTGGCTACTTCAAAGCAGAGGCTGTTAGTGAAAATGAAACGACGATGACTGGGAACTTAGACATTACAGCAGGTGGGATGATGGGACCGATGATTAATCAAATTTTAGTGAAATTCGTGCCACAAACTGCTCAGGAGCTAACGGATAATATCGTGGCGAAGCTTATTGAAGTGAATAAATAA